Proteins from a genomic interval of Defluviitalea raffinosedens:
- a CDS encoding GyrI-like domain-containing protein, whose protein sequence is MDYEVVQLEAKKYAKFIVRGHVQKAVGEFWTKLWAMDLDRKYCCDFEEYQGGEDMEDAEIHIYISIH, encoded by the coding sequence ATGGATTATGAAGTAGTACAATTGGAAGCAAAAAAGTATGCTAAATTTATTGTTCGCGGTCACGTGCAAAAAGCAGTGGGGGAATTTTGGACAAAGCTTTGGGCTATGGACTTAGACAGAAAGTATTGCTGTGATTTTGAAGAATATCAAGGCGGCGAAGATATGGAGGATGCCGAAATACATATCTATATTTCTATTCATTAG
- a CDS encoding SAM-dependent methyltransferase, with protein MNISNYKKYISAETLMGPNCIRILGELFDKYPLQLTSDDLVLDLGCGTGLTSLVIAKETGAKVYANDLWVSAEENRKRFAEWGIDGQVTPVCEDANNLHFKERQFNALVSIDAYHYFAGEPGFFQEKILPFIKDDGVILIGIPGMKDEYSGRSEELLSEWLGEEAYMFKSPKLWEKLIGSHDRIESVVTWEMDCFEEAWNEWFAVDNEYAHEDRQYFESIIKPYTCFVGIYI; from the coding sequence ATGAATATCAGTAATTATAAGAAATATATTTCGGCAGAAACACTGATGGGTCCAAACTGTATCAGGATTCTTGGAGAATTATTCGACAAATATCCTTTGCAACTCACTTCAGATGATTTAGTCCTTGATTTGGGATGTGGAACGGGGTTGACGAGTCTTGTAATTGCAAAAGAGACAGGAGCAAAGGTTTATGCCAATGATCTCTGGGTAAGTGCAGAAGAAAATAGGAAACGATTTGCCGAATGGGGAATTGATGGACAGGTAACACCTGTTTGCGAAGATGCAAATAACTTACATTTTAAAGAAAGGCAATTCAATGCTTTGGTTAGCATCGATGCATATCATTATTTTGCAGGTGAGCCGGGCTTTTTCCAAGAAAAAATACTTCCATTTATAAAAGATGATGGAGTGATTTTAATCGGCATTCCTGGCATGAAGGATGAATATTCAGGTCGTTCCGAAGAACTTCTATCCGAATGGCTTGGAGAAGAAGCCTATATGTTTAAAAGCCCAAAACTCTGGGAAAAGCTTATTGGCAGCCATGACAGAATTGAATCAGTTGTAACATGGGAAATGGATTGCTTTGAAGAAGCATGGAATGAGTGGTTTGCAGTTGATAATGAATATGCACACGAGGACAGGCAATATTTTGAATCAATTATTAAGCCTTATACTTGCTTTGTTGGTATATATATATAA